The following proteins are encoded in a genomic region of Fusarium keratoplasticum isolate Fu6.1 chromosome 9, whole genome shotgun sequence:
- a CDS encoding Glycoside hydrolase family 28, whose translation MKLSIFVSAITLVTSALAGAVELPAGVPRSVDEFREKHQYTPPSKRSHRKVFTIRASKNDHDDVSSEFYKGLKRANKGGTLHLTKGHTYVIGKPLDLTWLDNVHVHLDGEIKFTNDTGYWQKNSFTHPFQNSIMFWKWGGKNIKIYGNGVLNGNGQRWWNEFAGKEILDKTNQYLRPILFYAENATGLDIQGIHFKDSPCWTNFVVTSKDISFKDVICTAHSNNATSLPKNTDFFDSLNVEHLTVERAWVDIGDDCFSPKSNASDVYVNTMYCNGTHGQSIGSLGQYKGEKSFVKDVVIENVWMLNGQHGARLKTWAGPDVGYGFIDNVTFRNFWGGNNEYTAFIDSCYFNIDEATCAKYPSQMNITNILFENFTGYSSGKYGDAIARLTCSSNPNAVCENIKFKNFDIKTPCGGKPVVICDGVSDIGMDCVSATSKEAKAALANKCTAPAASGDKEAYFKSSERDWDDKYEAKIGTATKIIKFGSEFILKIATSTTSWPLDLASMEAFGNSFLSTKTSATAVVRLAKACPKLRRIELQATTKVSEDALLALFENYPALTYLEQSGISRGNDITGTSLNALRENPEWAPKLRTLILGEKDNKKEFIKAIRALGKERQAMTITLVSRSEEKKWGDWELVTMKQNYKKGRKHGDVYDDDHFDPFYSRYNRFW comes from the exons ATGAAGCTGTCAATCTTTGTTTCCGCCATTACCCTCGTCACGAGTGCACTCGCAGGAGCTGTTGAGCTTCCTGCTGGTGTTCCTCGAAGCGTGGATGAGTTTCGTGAGAAACACCAATACACGCCGCCATCCAAGCGCAGTCACCGCAAGGTGTTTACCATCAGGGCCTCCAAGAAcgatcatgatgatgttTCGTCTGAGTTCTACAAGGGCTTGAAGAGAGCGAACAAGGGAGGTACACTCCACTTGACCAAGGGACATACATATGTCATTGGCAAGCCTCTTGACTTGACCTGGCTGGATAATGTCCATGTTCATCTTGATGGAGAAATCAAGTTTACCAATGACACTGGATACTGGCAGAAGAACTCCTTCACCCATCCTTTCCAG AACTCGATCATGTTCTGGAAGTGGGGAggcaagaacatcaagatcTACGGTAACGGAGTGCTGAACGGAAACGGTCAGCGATGGTGGAACGAGTTTGCCGGTAAAGAGATTCTGGACAAGACGAACCAGTACCTCCGTCCCATTCTCTTCTACGCCGAGAACGCCACCGGTCTGGATATTCAAGGAATTCACTTCAAGGACTCGCCGTGCTGGACCAACTTTGTCGTCACCT CTAAGGACATCTCTTTCAAGGATGTTATCTGCACGGCTCACTCCAACAACGCCACATCTCTGCCCAAGAACACCGATTTCTTTGATTCTTTGAATGTCGAGCATCTCACGGTTGAGCGTGCCTGGGTTGATATTGGTGATGATTGCTTTTCGCCCAAGAGCAATGCTTCGGATGTTTATGTCAACACCATGTACTGCAACG GAACTCACGGACAATCTATTGGATCTCTTGGTCAGTACAAGGGCGAAAAGTCCTTTGTCAAGGACGTCGTCATCGAGAATGTCTGGATGCTCAACGGCCAACACGGAGCCCGCCTCAAGACCTGGGCCGGCCCTGACGTTGGCTACGGCTTCATCGACAACGTTACATTCCGAAACTTCTGGGGTGGTAACAACGAGTACACTGCCTTCATCGACTCGTGCTACTTCAACATCGACGAGGCAACATGTGCCAAGTACCCCTCGCAGAtgaacatcaccaacatcctcTTCGAGAACTTTACCGGTTACTCATCCGGCAAGTACGGCGATGCCATCGCGAGGTTGACATGCAGCAGCAACCCCAACGCCGTGTGTGAGAacatcaagttcaagaacTTTGACATCAAGACGCCTTGCGGCGGAAAGCCTGTTGTCATCTGCGATGGTGTTTCAGACATTGGCATGGATTGTGTGAGTGCGACCAgcaaggaagccaaggcgGCATTGGCGAACAAGTGCACTGCCCCTGCGGCTTCT ggcgacaaggaAGCCTACTTTAAGAGCAGCGAGCGTGACTGGGACGACAAGTACGAAGCCAAGATCGGAACGGCGACTAAAATCATCAAGTTTGGATCCGAATTCATCTTGAAGA TCGCCacgtcgacgacatcttgGCCCTTGGACCTGGCGTCTATGGAAGCCTTTGGTAATTCATTTTTGAGTACAAAGACGTCAGCTACGGCCGTCGTCCGTCTAGCAAAGGCATGCCCCAAACTCAGGAGGATCGAGCTCCAAGCTACAACTAAAGTCAGCGAggatgccctcctcgcctTATTCGAGAACTATCCTGCCCTGACGTACCTTGAGCAGAGCGGCATTTCCCGTGGGAACGATATCACCGGAACGTCTCTTAATGCCCTACGGGAGAACCCGGAGTGGGCGCCTAAGCTAAGGAcgctcatcctcggcgaaAAGGATAACAAGAAGGAGTTCATAAAGGCCATACGCGCCTTAGGTAAGGAGAGGCAGGCCATGACAATCACCCTGGTCAGTCGATctgaagagaagaagtggGGAGATTGGGAGTTGGTGACGATGAAGCAAAACTATAAGAAGGGGCGTAAGCACGGCGACGTCTACGATGACGACCATTTCGATCCCTTCTACAGCCGCTACAACCGCTTCTGGTAA